One stretch of Saccharopolyspora erythraea DNA includes these proteins:
- a CDS encoding endonuclease/exonuclease/phosphatase family protein, with amino-acid sequence MRRTAAMLFAGLLAATPSAAVAAPAVPGGEFTVLTYNVAGLPEPLSGSDPANNTPVIGERIRPYDVVHVQEDFNYHDALYEADDHPHRTPTSGGVPFGSGLNTLSDFPLSGLDRLTWSKCWINEADCLTPKGFTFTRVEVAPGVEIDFYNLHADAGDAPLDQAARRSNLIQVSDHMAEHSAGRAVVVMGDTNSRYTSSGDIVREFAQRNGLEDVWARLVRGGVPPAVGEPAPVCDDETADRCEVVDKIFYRGGAGVALEATSYRNERSGFRTQSGAPLSDHDPLSAGFRWSAG; translated from the coding sequence ATGAGGCGCACCGCCGCAATGCTGTTCGCGGGACTGCTCGCCGCGACGCCGTCCGCCGCCGTCGCCGCGCCCGCGGTTCCGGGCGGGGAGTTCACGGTGCTCACCTACAACGTGGCCGGGCTGCCCGAGCCGCTGTCGGGCAGCGACCCCGCGAACAACACGCCGGTGATCGGTGAGCGCATCCGGCCCTACGACGTGGTGCACGTGCAGGAGGACTTCAACTACCACGACGCGTTGTACGAGGCCGACGACCACCCGCACCGCACACCCACGAGCGGGGGAGTGCCGTTCGGCTCGGGGCTCAACACCCTCTCGGACTTCCCGCTGAGCGGCCTCGACCGCCTGACGTGGTCGAAGTGCTGGATCAACGAGGCGGACTGCCTGACGCCCAAGGGGTTCACGTTCACCCGCGTCGAGGTCGCGCCCGGGGTCGAGATCGACTTCTACAACCTGCACGCCGACGCCGGGGACGCGCCGCTGGACCAGGCGGCGCGGCGGTCGAACCTGATCCAGGTCTCGGACCACATGGCCGAGCACTCGGCCGGCCGGGCGGTGGTGGTGATGGGCGACACCAACTCCCGCTACACCAGCAGCGGCGACATCGTGCGCGAGTTCGCGCAGCGCAACGGTCTGGAGGACGTCTGGGCGCGGCTGGTGCGCGGCGGAGTCCCGCCCGCGGTCGGCGAGCCCGCGCCGGTCTGCGACGACGAGACCGCCGACCGGTGCGAGGTGGTCGACAAGATCTTCTACCGGGGTGGCGCGGGCGTCGCCCTCGAGGCGACGAGTTACCGCAACGAGCGCTCCGGCTTCCGCACCCAGAGCGGCGCACCGCTGTCGGACCACGACCCGCTCAGCGCCGGCTTCCG